The Candidatus Nitrosocaldus cavascurensis genome segment TCTCAGCATAGAGTTTGCTGCAACATTAGGATGTGCTGGCATAACTGCTTACCATGCAGTGAAGAGCATAGCAAAGGTAAGGAGTGGTGAGACTGTAGTTATATATGGTGCTGGTGGTGTTGGTCTATATGCACTACAAGCAGCAAGACTTGCAGGGGCATACACGATAGCAATAGCAAGGAGCGAGACAAGGCTTAGACTTGCTGAGAGCCTTGGTGCTGATAATGTTGTTAGTGCTAAGGATGGTAACATTAGGAAGGAGGTTAAGAGGCTAACTGATGGTGTTGGTGCAGATGTTGTACTTGACTTTGTTATAAGCGATGAGTCTATAAAGAATGCTATGAGCATGCTAGCAAATGGAGGAAGGCTTGTACTTGTAGGGGTAAGCAACAAACCAATAAGCATAGACCCACAGATGACAGTGCTTAAAGAGTTCTCCATACTAGGCTCTCTAGTAGGAACCAAGGATGAACTAGAGGAGTTGGTTGGTCTTGCAGCAAGCAAGAGGATAAGGAGTATTGCTAACAAGGCCTTTACGCTTGATGAGGTCAATGATGCTCTAGCAATGCTTAGAAGGGGAGAGATAGTTGGGAGAGGGTATATAGTACCTTAATTAAGAAGAATAATAACATTTTTTATCTTTACGAAAGCAAATGTTGCATACCATGCTGCTCCTCACCATCTACATCCTTCCGTAGAGAAGGATCTGAACCTATAACTTACTTCATCCTTTACCCTTGGTTCTTAGCCATCTCTCTAGCCTTAACATTCTTAGCATGAAGGAATAGAAGTGGAGCAAATATGAATAATGCTACTGCTATACCAGATGCATCTATGACTGTAACATATGCTACTGCAAAGGCAAGTGCTGCAAGGCCTTGTAGTACATGCTTCCTCCATGCAGGTATGCCTGTTAACCTGCATACTATCTCGATTAAGAAGAAGGCTGCTGCTGGGTATAGTGCTAGCAGGAGATGAGTTAGCAGGTCTATACCTGTATGTGGCATCTCTACTCTCTACCTACTCTCATTGCTCTATATTATATTATATTATTTATTACCTTTAGTTCTCCTCCCATGCATATAATATGCTATGCTAATACTCAACCATTGGGAGTTCTATTGCCTTGCCTTGCCTTACCAGATCTATAGCATCCCTAAATGGTATCATCGCTACATCCTCAGCCTCGAATGGACCGTATCTAGCATCATCCTTGCCTATGAAGGCATCTACCTGCTTTATGAACCTAACAAGTACTAGCGTTGATGCTGCCTTCTTCACAATAGCCTCAATAACCTTGCTCCTTCCATTCAGCACTGATGAGAGTAAGAGGTTGTATCTAAGCCTTAACTCCCTCTCAGCAAGTGCTATGTACAACTCCTCCTCTGTAAGCTTGGAGTAGTCTATTGGATCAGAGCCTCTAACCTTCTCCAGCCTTATTCTAAGCATGAGTCTTGCTATATCTGAGAGCATAGATGCTAGTGCATCCCTTACCTTTGCATCTATACCCTCATAACCATAGCCTTTAAGTGCATTAAGCATATCTGCAATCCTCCTATATATCATAGGATCAAGTTCTTGCAGTGAACCATTACCTGCTTCCCTGCTAAGATACTCATACAACACCTTCGTATCAAGTATATCCATACCATTCTATTCAGCATAGACGATATAATTAAATAACGAATTAAAGAATGCAGTTCATGCCTTACAGGCTTGTAAATGGCATAATGGAGCCTGTAAGTTATTCTATGGAAGAGGTCATGGATATCATAAAGAGTCAAGATGTGAAGTATCTAGACCTTCAGTTCACAAGCCTTACAGGGAGGTTCCACCATGTAACTGTTAATGCAAAGATGCTAAGCATAGATACGCTCAAGGAAGGGTTCCCAAAGTTGGATGGTTCATCCATAAAGGGCTTTGCACAGATATATGAGTCTGATATGATACTCAAGCCAGATCCAAATACATTTGCAATAATACCATGGAAGGATCAGGGCAGAACAGCAAGGATGATATGCGATGTTTACTGGGGCTACACAGGCGAGAGGCTATCAAGGGATCCTAGAGCAGTTGCACAGAGGGCTGAGGGCATGCTCAAGGATGAAGGCTTCAATGTATCCTACTGGGGTCCTGAGGTTGAGTTCTTTGTATTCAACAGGGTTGGATGGGAGGCTATGGTACCAAGCAGAGGTATATCCTACACAATAGAGAGTGTAGAGGCTCCATGGAGCAATGACTCATCACATACTCTAAGGTTGAAAGAAGGTTACATGCCTGCTGAGCCATACGACACGCTAACCTATCTTAGGAATCAGTGTATGCAAGTACTTAATGACTACTTTGGCATACCTTGTGAAGCACATCACCATGAGGTTGCAACAGCAGGGCAGTGTGAGATAGATATGCGCTATGATACGCTAACAAATGCTGCAGATAACACTATGACATACAAGT includes the following:
- the glnA gene encoding type I glutamate--ammonia ligase — encoded protein: MPYRLVNGIMEPVSYSMEEVMDIIKSQDVKYLDLQFTSLTGRFHHVTVNAKMLSIDTLKEGFPKLDGSSIKGFAQIYESDMILKPDPNTFAIIPWKDQGRTARMICDVYWGYTGERLSRDPRAVAQRAEGMLKDEGFNVSYWGPEVEFFVFNRVGWEAMVPSRGISYTIESVEAPWSNDSSHTLRLKEGYMPAEPYDTLTYLRNQCMQVLNDYFGIPCEAHHHEVATAGQCEIDMRYDTLTNAADNTMTYKYVVKNIAKMNNLIATMMPKPLAMDNGSGMHVNVSLWNDNKNEFYDANDEYAELSQIGRYFAGGILEHAESLCAIVAPTTNSYRRLVPGYEAPVYIAWSKGNRSAIIRVPVYFRGKKQAASKRIEFRAADPSCNPYLCFSAILAAGLDGIRKKRDAGEPVDENIYLMSAEKRRELGIRQIPPTLIDAINALKSDDLYLKSVFTQDLIDKIIELESKDYMEIKLRPHPYEFYLYFDV
- a CDS encoding alcohol dehydrogenase catalytic domain-containing protein; translation: MRAARFHAVGKPLQIEEIEMPRLDADDVLIRVKAAGMCYSDVHVLDGVIAADPPVTLGHEIAGVVEALGSNVTDYKKGDKVLVHFLSPCGKCKRCLQGKGMQCFNLFKREGYGFSDDGGYAEYCKVNADRLVKLPDDLSIEFAATLGCAGITAYHAVKSIAKVRSGETVVIYGAGGVGLYALQAARLAGAYTIAIARSETRLRLAESLGADNVVSAKDGNIRKEVKRLTDGVGADVVLDFVISDESIKNAMSMLANGGRLVLVGVSNKPISIDPQMTVLKEFSILGSLVGTKDELEELVGLAASKRIRSIANKAFTLDEVNDALAMLRRGEIVGRGYIVP